Genomic window (Campylobacter concisus):
AAGGCGATGATACTAAACGAAGCGGGCGCAAGCTTAAAAGATAAAAAGATCATCGGCGCCTCTGGCATGGCAGGATACTTTAGCTCAAATCTCATAAAAACCATAAAATTTGCCAAAAATGTCTATCTTTGCGGCGACCTCACAAACGAGGCAAAGATCGGTCAAGGGCTGATGGCACCACGCGTTGCGATCTGTGCAAATCACGAGGCAAATTTAGCCATTAGGCTACTTATGGGCTTGGAGGCGTAAGTGCAAAATGATAGCTTGATCCTTGGTGACAAGGAGTTTCAAAGCCGCTTCATCCTTGGCTCTGGCAAGTACTCGCACGAGCTCATCGACTCAGCCATAAACGAGGCTGGAGCGCAAATTTTAACCCTTGCTCTTAGGCGCATAAACGAGAGCAAAGAGCGAAATATACTTGACTTTATCCCAAAAGGCGTGACGCTTTTGCCAAACACAAGTGGCGCTAGAAATGCCAAAGAGGCCGTTCGTATTGCACAGCTCGCACGTGAGCTTAGGTGCGGCGAGCTTGTTAAGATAGAGATCATAACTGACTCTAAATTTCTCTTTCCAGACAACGCTGAAACGATAAAAGCCTGCGAAGCCTTGGCAAATGACGGCTTTGTGCCGATGCCATATATGTTTCCTGATCTAAACGCTGCAAGAGCGATGCTAAGTGCAGGAGCTAGTTGCATAATGCCTCTAGCTGCGCCCATTGGCTCAAACCAAGGGCTAATTTTTAAAGATATTATTGAAATTTTGATAAACGAGCTTGATACGCAGATCATAGTTGATGCAGGTATTGGCAGGCCTTCACAAGCGTGCGAAGCGATGGAGATGGGAGCGGCTGCGATCATGGCAAACACAGCCATCGCCTCATCTAAAAATATCCCGCTCATGGCAAGAGCCTTCAAAGAGTCCATCATCGCCGGTCGCAACGCCTATCTAGCAGGCCTTGGTGCAAAGAGCAAAAGCGCAAATGCCTCATCTCCGCTCACTGGATTTTTAGACTGATGAAATTTACAAGAACTGATCACATGCAGCTGCTGCCTCACATGCAGGATGTTGGCAGCGACATTATGGATGAGATTTTAAAAGAGCGAGCGAGCTATAAACCAGAAATTTACAGCGAAGCAGACGTAAAAGCAGCTCTTAATGCAAAGCACTGCTCGCTTGAAAATCTAAAAGCCCTACTCTCGCCTGCTGCAGCGCCATTTTTAGAGCAGATCGCCCAGCTCGCTCAGGCTAAAACAAGGGCAAATTTTGGTTCAAACATCACGCTTTTTACCCCGCTTTACATAGCAAACTATTGCGATAATCTCTGCGTTTATTGCGGTTTTAACGCTAAAAATAATATAAAAAGGGCAAAACTAAGCGACGATGAGATCACAAGAGAGTTAAGAGAAATTTCAAAGAGTGGCTTAGAAGAAATTTTAATCCTAACTGGCGAGAGTGAGACCAACTCAAGCGTCTCTTACATCGCAAACGCCTGCGCTTTGGCGAAGAAATTTTTTAAAGTCGTTGGGGTTGAAATTTACCCGCTAAACTCTGAGGGCTACGCCTTACTTCACAAAAGCGGCGCAGACTACGTGACCGTCTTTCAAGAAACCTACAATCCCACAAAATACGAGAAAATCCACATTGGCGGCAATAAAAGAATTTTCCCATACCGCTTAAATGCGCAAGAGCGAGCGCTTCTTGGAGGCATGAGAGGGGTTGGCTTTGCCGCACTTCTTGGCATAGATGACTTTAGGCTTGATGCCTTCGCGACCGCACTTCACGCAAGCTTAGTTCAAAAAAAGTATCCGCACGCCGAGATCGCATTTTCATGCCCAAGGCTTCGCCCTATCATTAACAACGACCGCATCAACCCGCGTGACGTGGGCGAGCGCGAGCTTTTGCAAGTGATCTGCGCTTATAGAATTTTCATGCCAACAGCTAGCATAACGATCTCAACCAGAGAAAAGGCGAAATTTCGCGACAACGCCGTAAAGATCGCTGCAAATAAGATAAGTGCTGGCGTAAAAGTGAGCATCGGCGCTCACGGCGAAGAGAAAAAGGGCGACGAGCAGTTTGAGATAAGTGATAGCAGAAGCGTGGATGAGATAAAAGCAATGATAAAAGCAAACGACCTAGAGCCCTTGATGAGCGAGTATGTCTATGTTTAAAATTCTCTGCGTGGCCGACTTTGAAAGCTATGATGGCGATGACTTTTTAAAGAGAATTCAGCTACTTTGCAAGGCTGGCGTGGATGAAATTTTGCTTCGTGCAAAGGGGCTAAATGAAGCTGATTTTTATGATCTTGCTAGGGTTGTGGCTCAAATTTGTGAAAACTACCGCAAGAAATTTATCATCAATCAATTTTTTGATGTAGCTTGCAAGCTAAAGAGTGACTTTTGGCTCACTTCAGCGCAGCTTGATTTTTTTAAAAATCACGGCATTTTTTTGGATGAATTTAGAAAAACAGCTAGAATTTACGCCCCAGCTCACGACCTAGAGCAGGCTAAAATTTCAGCCTCTATCGCTGACGTGCTCATTGCTTCTCATATATTTGCCACCTCTTGCAAGGCGGGCTTAGAACCAAAAGGGGTAAATTTTATAAGTGAGCTAAAAAGCTTTGATAAAGAAATTTACGCACTTGGCGGACTAGATAGCGGGAACTACAAAGAGACTATAAAAGCTGGCGCAAACGGCATTTGCTTCATGAGTTTAGCAATGAACGGCGATATGGAGCTTATAAAAAAGATAGTAGAGAGCAAAAACGGCTAAATTTAGTATAAATTACATAAAATAATACGTAAAATTTTACTCATTTTTGCTAGCGATATATGTTTTTATATCAAATATAAGTAGCGTCACAAGCGATGGCAGCATATAGGAGTTTAGCACTAAAAGCAGCGACTTTGTCAAATTTGACTTTATTAAAGTCTCTATGTCAAGGCTGCTGTTGTAGTTAAAAAAATATAGCAAGGCAAACTCGCCAACAAGAACTATGCGAGAGACCTTTAGCAAGATGTCATTTCCCAGTCTTGCAAATTTATCATCGACCACAAGCGACAAAGTGATCCATCCAAGCAGCCAAATTGCGCAGGCTAAAGCATAAACAGTAATGCTTTCATCAAATTTTTCAAGTAGTAAAAATACCAAGGGTTGCAAAAATACAAGGCTAGCGATAAACCAAAGAAGTGAGCTAAAGGCTAGCAGGCAAACACAGCCAAAGATAGAAATGGCCGGAGATAAAGCCAAAAACCTCTAACCCAAAATAATATGCTAGCGCATAGGATAAAAAAGAAAAAACAAGCCAAATTTTAATAACAAGTCGCCACCTATTTGCAAAGGCAGTGGCTTTTAAATTTAGGCTATCTGTCAAACCCATTTACGAGATTTTCTTTTGTTTTGGGCGGAAAACTTTCATCACGTTTTCATCAGTCTCGATAAATGCACCCTCTATGAGATCGATGCAGTATGGCACCGCTGGAAATACCGGCTCCAAGCACTCTTTTATCGCCTTTGGCTGACCTGGTAAATTTATGATGAGCGCGTGGCCTCTGATGCCTGCTGTTTGGCGTGATAGGATCGCTGTTGGGACGTATTTTAAGCTTGCTGCTCTCATTAGCTCACCAAAGCCTGGCATCATCTTCTCGCAAACCGCCTCAGTAGCCTCTGGAGTAACATCTCTCACCGCCGGTCCTGTACCACCGGTAGTTAGCACAAGGTCGCAGCCAAGCACGTCTACCATGTGCACAAGCCTCTCTTTTATCAGCTCAAACTCATCTGGTATAACCTCGTAAAAGTATTCACGCTCGCTCACTATCCAGCTATCAAGCACATCTTTGATCGCTGGACCTGATTTGTCCTCGTATGTGCCTTCGCTTGCGCGGTCAGAAAGGGTTAATATGCCTATTTTTGCTTTCACTTTTTTCTCCTTTAATGGTTTTCGTTTAAAATTTTTGCCAGCGTTTCTTTATCTACGCTCTCATATGCTAGCAGATATGAGCTTATCTTTGCGATTTGCTCATTTGTGCCTTTTAAAAAGGATGTGATCTCCTCTTTTGCTTGCTTTAAAATTTCTTCTACATCGTTTGGATTTGGCACAAAAGAGCTTCCCATGCCATATTCATAAACCATCTTTGAAGCGATCTCTTTGGCTAAATTTAGATCACTACTTGAGTTTGAAAAGATGTCGTTTTCATCTATCTCAAGCTTGCACATACCAGCGATGAGCACCTTGATACGAGATATCATCTGTGACTTTGACTCGATCTCTTGCTCTGTGGCCATAAACCTATCTTCTATAAGAGAAATTTTTTCAAATTTTACATCAAACCAGTAAGCACTTAGCGCCTTTGCTCCTTGATAAATGGCCTGTATCTTCTTCTCGTTTTCGCTATAGCTTAGCACCTTTTTCTTGCCGAGCAAGACCTTGTTTAAAACAGCCTCAAAATCTCTCATTTTAAGCACGCTCTCGCCGTTCCTTAAGGCATTTATCGCAGCTTCATTTACAAGCGTACTAAGTGCTGCACCTGAAAAGCCAACGCTCATTTTAGCGATATCCTCAGCCGCTACTTCGCAGTTTTTATCTTTTAGATATGTGTTTAAGATCGCCACTCTGTCGTTAAAATCAGGCATAGAAAGAAAAATTCTCCTATCAAAACGCCCTGATCTAAGCAGTGCCTCGTCGATCATTTCAATCCTATTTGTAGCAGCTATGACGATGACGCCTGAGTTATCTTCAAAGCCATCCATCTCGGTTAGCAGCTGATTTAGCGTGGCTTCTCGCTCGTCGTTTCTAGTCCCACCCCTGCTCTTACCAACGGCGTCTATCTCGTCGATAAAGATGATTGAAGGCGCATAGGACTTGGCTCTACTAAAAAGCTCTCGTACTCTCTTTGCACCCATGCCGACATAAATTTGCACAAAGCTTGCACCGTTTTGATAAAAAAATGGCACATTTGCCTCACCAGCAACTGCCTTTGCCACAAGCGTCTTACCAACGCCTGGAGGGCCGATCATTAGCACGCCTTTTGGCATTTTGATACCAAAATTTCTATATTTTTGTGGATTTTTAAGAAAATCAACTATCTCACTAAGCTCGCTTTTAACCTCGCTAATACCTGCCACATCGCTAAATCTCACATTTGAGATGACTGGCATCGTGTTTTGATTTAGCACGCTTTCTATCTCAAATGCGCCCTCTTTTTTGCTAAGCAAGCTCTCCTCTTTTTTCCTGATACTTCTAAAGATATAAGCGTACCAAAGCACGAAGCAGACAAAGATGATAAAACCCCAGATCATGCCAGGAGTGATGTATTGTTTAGTCTTTTCAACAGGCACTTTTTTGATAAGCTCTTTTAGATCGATACCTTCTTTTATGATCGAAAAACGATTGTTTTGTGCATAAAGAACGACTTCATCGTCATCGATTACAGCACGATCTATAAAATTTCCATCCATTAGCTGTATATATTGCGAATATGTGATGTTTCGTGGTTCTTTACTAACGGCAAATAACAGCACGCTGATTAATGCGACAGCTGCGATTATTAGGATATTTTTCTTATTAAATTTAAATTTTTGCATAATTGGCATCTGGCTTAACTTCATATTCGCTTACCTCCACCCACTCTTTTGTTATGTCTTTTTGGCTTAAAATTTTAGCTTTGTTGTAAAACTGATCAAAACCTTCGTAAAACTCACCATTTTTTTGCTCGACTAAAATTTTCAAAGCTCCGTTATGCTTTTTTCTAAAATTTTCATTATTTTGCAAAGCTATGCCTTGTAAAATTTTTAGCCTACTTTTTGCCACATCTCCGCTAACATCGCTTTTTAGTGTAGCTGAGTGCGTATCACGCCTTGGCGAATAGACAAAAGCGTGCAGATGTGTGATAGGAAATTTCTTAAAATTTTCCACAGCCTCTGTCCATATCTCCTCACTCTCACCAGGATGACCCACGATGTAGTCCGTGCCAAGGGCAAAGCCAAGTGAGCTAAGCTCATTAAAAAGTTCCAAATCACTAAATGCGTTATTTCGTCTTCGCATGATCTTTAGCATAGCCTGACTCGTGTGCTGAAGTGCGATGTGCAAATGACGCTCCAGCCACTCTTCTTTTAAAATTTCTCTAAAGCTCTCATCTATCTGGCTTGGCTCGATACTTCCAAGCCGAATGCGTCTAATGCCAGAAATTTTACCTAAGTTTGCCAAAAGCTTACCAAGAGAGCTATTTGTATCTTTGCCGTAACTGCCTATATTTGTGCCAGTTAGTACGAGCTCATTATAGCCGTTTTGGGCTAAAATTCTTGCCTCTTTTAATATCATAGCCTCATCCATGCTTCTAGCCTTACCACGAACCGAAGGGATGATGCAGTAGCTGCAGCTAAAGTTGCAGCCTTCTTGAATCTTTATAAAAGCCTTTGTGTGATTTTCATAATTTGTAACTATATTTTTATCGACTGAGTTTAAATTTCCAAGCTCAAAAAATGGCTTTTCTTGCTTTAAAAGCTCATTTAGATCGCTCTTTTTACTAGCTCCAAGTACGCCAAATATACCGCTATTAAAAAGCTCTTTGCCCTTGCTAACCGCTCCACATCCAGTCAGTACCACCTTTGCCCCGCGCCTTTTTACGCCGTTTATGTAGTTTCTGACACCGCTATCGGCAGAATTTGTAACTGTGCACGAGTTTATGACCACGATATCAGCGCTCTCTTCATCATTTGTGATCTCGTAGTCCTTGATGTAGCTTTTTAAAAGCTCAGTATCATAGATATTTGTGCGACATCCAAATGTTTTAAAAAATATCTTTTGCATTAAGAATTTTCGCTCTCTTGCTCGCTATGAGCGGTATGATCGCTTGGATTTTCTTTTTTGCCTATAAACATGGTTTGTGTTGGATAAGCGATCTTTATATCATCTTGAGCTAAAAACGCTTCTATAATCTCAGCGCTAATAGTGCTTCTAAGAGCCAAAGTCGCATAAGAATTTGCCATATACCAGCATGAGACATTTATACCATAAGGCTCAAAAAATGTATAAATTCTTGGCTCGACGTTTGGATTTTTGATGCTGTACTGGCTTCTTAGTTTATTCATCTGGCGTTTTGCGATATCAGTGTAGCCTTTTGAGTATTTTTTAACGACATTTCTTGCTAGATACACAGCCTTTTTATGATTGCTATCAAAGCTTATAACGATATCTATACCATCCCAAACGGTCTTCATACCATAATGAGCATAGTTTGCGATGAGGTCGGTAAAGATATAGTTATTTGGCACAAAGATAATTCTACCTGCACGGCGGTTTGTCTTATAAGTCGAGTAGCTAACATCCTCAAAAACGGTCAGCCTAAGTAAAGAGATATCGATCACATCACCCACAAATTCACTACCATCATGAAGCACTCTAATCCTGTCACCCACATGTATAGAGCCGCCAAACATGATCACCATCCAGCCAAGCATACTCATAAACATATCTTTCATCGCAATGGCGATACCAGCCGAAGCAAAACCTAGCACGGTTACTAGATATGTGACGTTTTCGATATACGAAAAAAGTAAGATTATAATGATAACGGTGATATTTAAAACGTTTAAAAATTTATTGACTGTGTAAAATCTCTCATTATCGGTAATTGTTCTTTTAACGATAAATTTAGCGATAAATGTTAGCCCGATCGTCAAAAGAATGATGATAGCTGTATAACCCATGCTTAAAAACTGAGCTTTTATATCAGAGGTGGTTAAATTTATAGCCTCATCAGCCCTTTTTTCATAGACATTATAAGTTGTATCCGCGATCTGTTTTGCAGCTTTAAAGTCACCTATTTCTTGTTTTATCAAGTTTAGGCTTTCTCTATTTTGCACATTTTCTTCTATCAAATTTAGTCTATTTAGTAAATTTTCTTTTGTTTCAAGCTTTTCTAAAAGCGTATCAAGCTCTTTTATATGCCTTTGATACTCGATCTTATCACTCTTTATCTTTTTGATATACGAAAAGCCAGATATAAGTGCAACAGGACTTGTTATCCTTGGTGGAGTATCCATTTCAGGGGCTGCTAGCATATTTGAAAATGGCGTTTTTTCATACTCTTTTAGTAAATTTATCTGCTCTTTTAGAGTTTGGATTCTCTTTATGATATCGCTGCCTCTTCTTGAGCTTTTGTCCAGTTTCTTTAGTTCATTTTCATTTTTTTCAAGCTCATCAATAAGCCTTTGATAAGTGTTATAGTTAGCATACCTTGTGATCCAGATATTGTTTTTTAAGGAGTTATCTAGATTTGAAATATCTTTAATAAGCTCGTTATTTTGTAAATTTTGTGAGACATTTTGCTCAAGCGTAACGTTTTCTTCAGCATAAAGGGTAAAGCAAAAAAGTATTAAAAATAGGATCTTTTTCATTTAAATTCTCTTAAAATTTTTAAAACGTCTTCTTTTTTGACGTCATTTTTGATGATCGCACTGCCGATTTTATCTGCAATGATGAAATTTATCTTATCATCTTTTGTCTTTTTATCCATAAAAAATGCCTCATAAAATGCATTTTCGTTTTGTATTTTATAACTTACCGGAAGATCAAATTTTACTAAAACCTGCTTGATCTCTTCAGTCTCTGCCTCGCTCATGAGTCCTAGTTTTACGCTTAAGCGATTTGCCATATTCATGCCTATTGCTACTGCCTCGCCATGTAAAAATTCTTTATAATTTGTCTCATTTTCTATAACGTGAGCAAAGGTATGGCCGTAGTTTAGGATAGCTCTTAGCCCCTTTTCCTTCTCATCTTGCTCAACCACTTTTGCTTTTAAATTTATAGACTTTTCAACCAGCTTAGCTAAATTTTCATCGTCTAAATTTACGCTCTTTAGCCAATCAAACATCTCTTTATCAAAGGTTATCGCCATCTTTAAAGCCTCAGCCACGCCAGCTGCAAATTCTCTTTTTGGCAACGTTTTTAAGAAATTTATCTCACAAAAAACTGCCTTTGGCTGATAAAAAGAGCCTATTAAATTTTTACCAAATTTATTATTCACACCCGTTTTTCCGCCCACACTCGCATCAACTTGCGCTAGAAGCGTAGTTGGGATATTTATGAAATTTATCCCTCTTTCATAGATGCTCGCCGCAAAGCCAGTCATATCGCTTATGACGCCACCGCCAAAGGCGATTAACGTAGATGAGCGATCAAATTTGCTCACAAAAAGCTGCTTCAAAATTTGCTCTACCGTTTCAAGATTTTTATACTCTTCGCCGTCAGGCACACTTATGATAAATTTCTCATCGCATTTTAAAACACTAAGTAGCTTTTTAAGATGAAGCCCCGCTACTTTAGCGTTTGTGACGATGCCAACCTTGCCTTTTATCTCTAGTCTCTCAAGCTCGTTTATATAAATTTTATAGCTTGACGCTTTTTCTTTAAGATTTAAATTTATCTGCATTTTTACTCACTTACTGGCACAAAAAGCTGTGCATTTTGGCTTAGTTTTTTATAAAGCCTATTTAAATTTGTCGATAAAAAGGCAAATGTCCCACCATTTGCCACGCTTTTAGTAAACATTACAAAATGAAGCAAATCTTTTGTATTTTTTAGTTTTACAAGCGGATTTTTAAGATTGTGATTTTCTATCTTTATACGCTTAGAAAATAGCGCGCTAATGCTCTCAAAATGCTCTCTTAACGCCTCATCATCGCTATGCTTATTATCAAAATAGTAAAATTTCATCTCCAAATCAAGCTGTGCACAGCAGTCTGTTATCACAGCTGATTGATTCTCCACTTCTTGACTTTGATCGCCTAGTATCACGCCCTCTTTTATATTTGAGAGCAAAATTTTGCCTGTTTTTAGCACTGGAAGTTTTAGCTCGTAAAATAGCTTTTTAAATTTAAAAAAGTATTTATCATCGCTTAAGATTAGGCCGATGTCGTGCTTTAAAACATCATATTTTATAGATTTGTTATCACTATTAAAATAATCCATCAAAACAATAATATTTTTCTCTTTTATAGCCTTTAGTCTCTCTAAATTTTCACCCAAAGTCGCATTTATGACTCTAAAAATAAGGCGTTTGTTATTTAGCTTTGAGTGCATGTATAGACTATCTTCTATAAGCTTATTAACGCGCTCTTTGCTCATTGATTTCATATCAATTAGTGCATAGATGTTGCTACCAAATGGACTTGGAAACTGACCGCTCTCGCGTTTAATAGAACGGTAAACATTTTGAAGTACGTTTGGATCGCCGACAATTAGCAAAATATCACTTGGTTGTATCATTACATTTGGCTTTGGCAAGATGATCTCGCTGCCTCGATATATGAGAGCTATTCGCCATTTCTTTTGAGCTACTGAGCTGATGTGACGATACATATAAGAGCTACCTATTGGCACCTTAACTTCCATGATCTCACCCTCACTAAGCCCGATATTATCGGCTAAAACTGGCAGATCTGGTAAATAGTCCATAAGCCTGGATGCTGCAATATCTCTGATATCAACTACACTTAAGTGTTTATCGCTTGCA
Coding sequences:
- a CDS encoding thiazole synthase, whose amino-acid sequence is MQNDSLILGDKEFQSRFILGSGKYSHELIDSAINEAGAQILTLALRRINESKERNILDFIPKGVTLLPNTSGARNAKEAVRIAQLARELRCGELVKIEIITDSKFLFPDNAETIKACEALANDGFVPMPYMFPDLNAARAMLSAGASCIMPLAAPIGSNQGLIFKDIIEILINELDTQIIVDAGIGRPSQACEAMEMGAAAIMANTAIASSKNIPLMARAFKESIIAGRNAYLAGLGAKSKSANASSPLTGFLD
- the thiH gene encoding 2-iminoacetate synthase ThiH, whose translation is MKFTRTDHMQLLPHMQDVGSDIMDEILKERASYKPEIYSEADVKAALNAKHCSLENLKALLSPAAAPFLEQIAQLAQAKTRANFGSNITLFTPLYIANYCDNLCVYCGFNAKNNIKRAKLSDDEITRELREISKSGLEEILILTGESETNSSVSYIANACALAKKFFKVVGVEIYPLNSEGYALLHKSGADYVTVFQETYNPTKYEKIHIGGNKRIFPYRLNAQERALLGGMRGVGFAALLGIDDFRLDAFATALHASLVQKKYPHAEIAFSCPRLRPIINNDRINPRDVGERELLQVICAYRIFMPTASITISTREKAKFRDNAVKIAANKISAGVKVSIGAHGEEKKGDEQFEISDSRSVDEIKAMIKANDLEPLMSEYVYV
- a CDS encoding thiamine phosphate synthase; this encodes MFKILCVADFESYDGDDFLKRIQLLCKAGVDEILLRAKGLNEADFYDLARVVAQICENYRKKFIINQFFDVACKLKSDFWLTSAQLDFFKNHGIFLDEFRKTARIYAPAHDLEQAKISASIADVLIASHIFATSCKAGLEPKGVNFISELKSFDKEIYALGGLDSGNYKETIKAGANGICFMSLAMNGDMELIKKIVESKNG
- the mog gene encoding molybdopterin adenylyltransferase is translated as MKAKIGILTLSDRASEGTYEDKSGPAIKDVLDSWIVSEREYFYEVIPDEFELIKERLVHMVDVLGCDLVLTTGGTGPAVRDVTPEATEAVCEKMMPGFGELMRAASLKYVPTAILSRQTAGIRGHALIINLPGQPKAIKECLEPVFPAVPYCIDLIEGAFIETDENVMKVFRPKQKKIS
- a CDS encoding ATP-dependent metallopeptidase FtsH/Yme1/Tma family protein; this encodes MQKFKFNKKNILIIAAVALISVLLFAVSKEPRNITYSQYIQLMDGNFIDRAVIDDDEVVLYAQNNRFSIIKEGIDLKELIKKVPVEKTKQYITPGMIWGFIIFVCFVLWYAYIFRSIRKKEESLLSKKEGAFEIESVLNQNTMPVISNVRFSDVAGISEVKSELSEIVDFLKNPQKYRNFGIKMPKGVLMIGPPGVGKTLVAKAVAGEANVPFFYQNGASFVQIYVGMGAKRVRELFSRAKSYAPSIIFIDEIDAVGKSRGGTRNDEREATLNQLLTEMDGFEDNSGVIVIAATNRIEMIDEALLRSGRFDRRIFLSMPDFNDRVAILNTYLKDKNCEVAAEDIAKMSVGFSGAALSTLVNEAAINALRNGESVLKMRDFEAVLNKVLLGKKKVLSYSENEKKIQAIYQGAKALSAYWFDVKFEKISLIEDRFMATEQEIESKSQMISRIKVLIAGMCKLEIDENDIFSNSSSDLNLAKEIASKMVYEYGMGSSFVPNPNDVEEILKQAKEEITSFLKGTNEQIAKISSYLLAYESVDKETLAKILNENH
- the mtaB gene encoding tRNA (N(6)-L-threonylcarbamoyladenosine(37)-C(2))-methylthiotransferase MtaB; its protein translation is MQKIFFKTFGCRTNIYDTELLKSYIKDYEITNDEESADIVVINSCTVTNSADSGVRNYINGVKRRGAKVVLTGCGAVSKGKELFNSGIFGVLGASKKSDLNELLKQEKPFFELGNLNSVDKNIVTNYENHTKAFIKIQEGCNFSCSYCIIPSVRGKARSMDEAMILKEARILAQNGYNELVLTGTNIGSYGKDTNSSLGKLLANLGKISGIRRIRLGSIEPSQIDESFREILKEEWLERHLHIALQHTSQAMLKIMRRRNNAFSDLELFNELSSLGFALGTDYIVGHPGESEEIWTEAVENFKKFPITHLHAFVYSPRRDTHSATLKSDVSGDVAKSRLKILQGIALQNNENFRKKHNGALKILVEQKNGEFYEGFDQFYNKAKILSQKDITKEWVEVSEYEVKPDANYAKI
- a CDS encoding mechanosensitive ion channel domain-containing protein; translation: MKKILFLILFCFTLYAEENVTLEQNVSQNLQNNELIKDISNLDNSLKNNIWITRYANYNTYQRLIDELEKNENELKKLDKSSRRGSDIIKRIQTLKEQINLLKEYEKTPFSNMLAAPEMDTPPRITSPVALISGFSYIKKIKSDKIEYQRHIKELDTLLEKLETKENLLNRLNLIEENVQNRESLNLIKQEIGDFKAAKQIADTTYNVYEKRADEAINLTTSDIKAQFLSMGYTAIIILLTIGLTFIAKFIVKRTITDNERFYTVNKFLNVLNITVIIIILLFSYIENVTYLVTVLGFASAGIAIAMKDMFMSMLGWMVIMFGGSIHVGDRIRVLHDGSEFVGDVIDISLLRLTVFEDVSYSTYKTNRRAGRIIFVPNNYIFTDLIANYAHYGMKTVWDGIDIVISFDSNHKKAVYLARNVVKKYSKGYTDIAKRQMNKLRSQYSIKNPNVEPRIYTFFEPYGINVSCWYMANSYATLALRSTISAEIIEAFLAQDDIKIAYPTQTMFIGKKENPSDHTAHSEQESENS
- the aroB gene encoding 3-dehydroquinate synthase, which gives rise to MQINLNLKEKASSYKIYINELERLEIKGKVGIVTNAKVAGLHLKKLLSVLKCDEKFIISVPDGEEYKNLETVEQILKQLFVSKFDRSSTLIAFGGGVISDMTGFAASIYERGINFINIPTTLLAQVDASVGGKTGVNNKFGKNLIGSFYQPKAVFCEINFLKTLPKREFAAGVAEALKMAITFDKEMFDWLKSVNLDDENLAKLVEKSINLKAKVVEQDEKEKGLRAILNYGHTFAHVIENETNYKEFLHGEAVAIGMNMANRLSVKLGLMSEAETEEIKQVLVKFDLPVSYKIQNENAFYEAFFMDKKTKDDKINFIIADKIGSAIIKNDVKKEDVLKILREFK
- a CDS encoding COG3400 family protein; this translates as MKKILIIADGTFARNFLNRLLETKSNLHHYIVVSSEDYSQKSNYENFTFYQFDPTSLSKLKSVSDGYFSQFCIVCDDKNEAIAVYENLRQISTKTETVFMSSWELDEKCKEIFASDKHLSVVDIRDIAASRLMDYLPDLPVLADNIGLSEGEIMEVKVPIGSSYMYRHISSVAQKKWRIALIYRGSEIILPKPNVMIQPSDILLIVGDPNVLQNVYRSIKRESGQFPSPFGSNIYALIDMKSMSKERVNKLIEDSLYMHSKLNNKRLIFRVINATLGENLERLKAIKEKNIIVLMDYFNSDNKSIKYDVLKHDIGLILSDDKYFFKFKKLFYELKLPVLKTGKILLSNIKEGVILGDQSQEVENQSAVITDCCAQLDLEMKFYYFDNKHSDDEALREHFESISALFSKRIKIENHNLKNPLVKLKNTKDLLHFVMFTKSVANGGTFAFLSTNLNRLYKKLSQNAQLFVPVSE